One genomic segment of Aythya fuligula isolate bAytFul2 chromosome 5, bAytFul2.pri, whole genome shotgun sequence includes these proteins:
- the LOC116490394 gene encoding potassium channel subfamily K member 16-like isoform X2, protein MNVFDKSLSPSAQDPSGNPSWEGSSCLGEAPLERQGFTNRHLSLPIPCRVPPRAMCSGKLQTGLLVAGYFVYLLVGAAVFQALERTAEKQQKMAAAQMKEAFLQNFPHLTVAEMEQFMKNLTEAIQNGVYPVGNESQTENSNWDFSNSFFFAGTVVSTIGYGTLRPKTAGGQIFCVFFALFGIPLNIVFLHRVGKMLSLLCKKLGKFLYEKGMRKKKIKFLTLLFFLVTGILVFLCLPSLFFQITEGWSYSEGIYFAFITLSTIGFGDYVVGKQPGRIYFSYYRTLVAIWILFGLAWIALLFNLLTTVLEDTEKIIVKDLHQIVKVSKDNEESQPRRCWPAHFLPEEEVIPPCAGGDAQKMESLAACSEQTKK, encoded by the exons ATGAATGTATTTGACAAATCACTGTCCCCATCAGCTCAGGATCCCAGCGGAAACCCCAGCTGGGAGGGCTCTTCCTGCCTGGGGGAGGCTCCCCTGGAGCGCCAGGGATTTACTAATCGCCACCTTTCGCTCCCCATCCCTTGCCGTGTCCCGCCGAGGGCCATGTGCAGTGGAAAGCTGCAGACAGGTCTGCTGGTGGCCGGCTACTTCGTCTACTTGCTGGTGGGTGCAGCCGTGTTCCAGGCGCTGGAGAGgactgctgaaaagcagcagaaaatggcAGCCGCCCAGATGAAGGAGGCATTTCTGCAGAACTTCCCCCACCTCACAGTGGCAGAGATGGAGCAGTTTATGAAG AACCTGACTGAAGCCATTCAGAATGGGGTATACCCTGTTGGAAATGAatcacagacagaaaacagcaactgGGATTTCAGTAACTCCTTCTTCTTTGCAGGCACAGTGGTCTCCACAATAG GCTATGGCACACTGCGTCCTAAAACTGCTGGGGGACAGatcttctgtgtcttttttgCTCTCTTTGGAATCCCTCTGAATATTGTTTTTCTGCACCGTGTTGGTAAGATGCTCTCGCTGCTGTGTAAAAAGCTGGGGAAATTCCTGTACgagaaaggaatgagaaag aagaagatCAAATTTCTGacccttttgttctttttggtgACCGGGATCCTAGTGTTTCTGTGCTTGCCGTCACTCTTCTTCCAGATAACAGAGGGTTGGTCCTACAGTGAAGGaatttactttgcatttatcACCCTCAGCACCATTGGCTTTGGAGATTATGTAGTAG GTAAACAGCCtggcaggatttatttttcctactatCGAACACTTGTGGCCATTTGGATTCTTTTTGGCCTTGCCTGGATTGCTCTCCTATTTAATTTATTGACAACAGTTCTAgaagatactgaaaaaataattgtcaaGGATCTCCATCAAATTGTAAAGGTGAGTAAGGACAATGAAGAAAGCCAACCAAGAAGATGTTGGCCTGCTCATTTTTTACCAGAAGAAGAAGTAATACCACCATGTGCTGGAGGTGATGCACAGAAAATGGAGTCATTAGCAGCATGttctgaacaaacaaaaaaataa
- the LOC116490394 gene encoding potassium channel subfamily K member 16-like isoform X1 — MCSGKLQTGLLVAGYFVYLLVGAAVFQALERTAEKQQKMAAAQMKEAFLQNFPHLTVAEMEQFMKNLTEAIQNGVYPVGNESQTENSNWDFSNSFFFAGTVVSTIGYGTLRPKTAGGQIFCVFFALFGIPLNIVFLHRVGKMLSLLCKKLGKFLYEKGMRKKKIKFLTLLFFLVTGILVFLCLPSLFFQITEGWSYSEGIYFAFITLSTIGFGDYVVGKQPGRIYFSYYRTLVAIWILFGLAWIALLFNLLTTVLEDTEKIIVKDLHQIVKVSKDNEESQPRRCWPAHFLPEEEVIPPCAGGDAQKMESLAACSEQTKK; from the exons ATGTGCAGTGGAAAGCTGCAGACAGGTCTGCTGGTGGCCGGCTACTTCGTCTACTTGCTGGTGGGTGCAGCCGTGTTCCAGGCGCTGGAGAGgactgctgaaaagcagcagaaaatggcAGCCGCCCAGATGAAGGAGGCATTTCTGCAGAACTTCCCCCACCTCACAGTGGCAGAGATGGAGCAGTTTATGAAG AACCTGACTGAAGCCATTCAGAATGGGGTATACCCTGTTGGAAATGAatcacagacagaaaacagcaactgGGATTTCAGTAACTCCTTCTTCTTTGCAGGCACAGTGGTCTCCACAATAG GCTATGGCACACTGCGTCCTAAAACTGCTGGGGGACAGatcttctgtgtcttttttgCTCTCTTTGGAATCCCTCTGAATATTGTTTTTCTGCACCGTGTTGGTAAGATGCTCTCGCTGCTGTGTAAAAAGCTGGGGAAATTCCTGTACgagaaaggaatgagaaag aagaagatCAAATTTCTGacccttttgttctttttggtgACCGGGATCCTAGTGTTTCTGTGCTTGCCGTCACTCTTCTTCCAGATAACAGAGGGTTGGTCCTACAGTGAAGGaatttactttgcatttatcACCCTCAGCACCATTGGCTTTGGAGATTATGTAGTAG GTAAACAGCCtggcaggatttatttttcctactatCGAACACTTGTGGCCATTTGGATTCTTTTTGGCCTTGCCTGGATTGCTCTCCTATTTAATTTATTGACAACAGTTCTAgaagatactgaaaaaataattgtcaaGGATCTCCATCAAATTGTAAAGGTGAGTAAGGACAATGAAGAAAGCCAACCAAGAAGATGTTGGCCTGCTCATTTTTTACCAGAAGAAGAAGTAATACCACCATGTGCTGGAGGTGATGCACAGAAAATGGAGTCATTAGCAGCATGttctgaacaaacaaaaaaataa